Proteins found in one Homalodisca vitripennis isolate AUS2020 unplaced genomic scaffold, UT_GWSS_2.1 ScUCBcl_6462;HRSCAF=13684, whole genome shotgun sequence genomic segment:
- the LOC124373814 gene encoding zinc finger MYM-type protein 1-like, translated as MLATCNLPFRGDSWHITDRNKGNFLSLIELLSKYDTILEDLITRPSGTVNYLSPTIQNEIISLMASEVLSGIKEELLSAPFFSIIYDTTQDVSKVDQLSEVFRYVKIDHDQLGKPCELRICETFTSFTAVTDQTASGLEDVIIKSISEKGLDITKCRGQGYDGASVMSGVYNGVQKRIQELAPHAYFIHCASHNLNLVLKDAVECNREIAQFFETVQNIYSFFGHSIVRWQELKVVSGCTENPKAPVPKDKVTLKTLNPTRWAGRYEAVYALKERFGDVMKALNKIILTSKKPKERNEAEGLKKRLESFSFVLLLTVQCKILGEINIASKSLQTESIDLMTAYDLLGNALLKVTELRWSFEEVCSEAEEVCSKWGITITHEFIGQRARKVKKHFDELCEDQRLTDPKSNFRVTIFFPMVDTIVSQIDNRFKGMKQVIDAYKIVHPSFLASCSDEELRCEADNFVSRFSDDVTPLFKAQILSVRNAFQSKLKDFKEVKEVANLLLIENSSLASTYPDVLTACFMYLTVPVTVAKAERSFSKLKLIKNYLRSSMSQQRLTDLALLSIENDRARKIDFDRIIDVFASVKSRRKSF; from the coding sequence ATGTTGGCAACATGCAACCTTCCTTTTCGTGGAGACAGTTGGCATATCACTGatagaaataaaggtaattttctatCATTGATTGAATTGCTGTCAAAATATGACACTATCCTAGAAGATCTAATTACAAGGCCAAGTGGTACTGTTAATTATCTCAGTCCAACaattcagaatgaaattatttctctgaTGGCTAGTGAAGTGCTTAGTGGAATTAAAGAAGAGCTTTTGAGTGCGccttttttctccataatttacgACACAACACAAGATGTAAGTAAAGTAGATCAGCTAAGCGAAGTTTTTCGCTATGTAAAGATTGACCATGACCAACTCGGAAAACCTTGTgagttgagaatttgtgaaacgttTACATCTTTCACAGCAGTTACTGACCAAACCGCTTCGGGGCTAGAAGACGTcatcataaaatcaatttcagaaaaaGGCCTTGACATAACAAAATGCAGAGGACAAGGATACGATGGTGCATCGGTCATGAGTGGTGTGTATAATGGAGTACAAAAGAGAATCCAAGAACTTGCACCCCATGCCTATTTCATTCACTGTGCCAGCCATAATTTGAATCTGGTTCTTAAAGATGCCGTTGAATGCAATCGAGAAATAGCACAATTTTTTGAGACggtgcaaaatatttacagtttttttggccACAGCATTGTTCGGTGGCAAGAACTAAAAGTCGTTTCTGGTTGTACAGAGAATCCAAAGGCTCCTGTTCCTAAAGACAAGGTAACATTAAAGACTTTAAACCCTACACGTTGGGCAGGGAGATATGAAGCTGTGTACGCTTTAAAGGAAAGGTTCGGTGATGTAATGaaagccttaaataaaataattttgacaagcaaaaagccaaaggaaaggaatgaagctgaggggctcaaaaaaaggttagaatcttttagttttgttttgctcttgACTGTCCAGTGCAAAATATTAGGGGAAATAAACATTGCCTCAAAATCCTTGCAAACGGAATCTATTGATTTAATGACAGCGTACGATCTCCTAGGCAATGCTTTATTGAAAGTAACCGAACTTCGTTGGTCCTTTGAAGAAGTCTGTAGTGAAGCAGAAGAAGTATGTTCAAAATGGGGGATTACAATTACCCATGAATTTATTGGCCAACGTGCAAGAAAGGTAAAAAAGCACTTTGATGAACTTTGTGAAGACCAAAGACTGACAGATCCTAAAAGCAATTTCAGAGTGACAATATTCTTCCCAATGGTTGATACTATAGTGTCACAAATTGACAACCGTTTTAAAGGCATGAAGCAAGTGATTGATGCCTATAAAATTGTTCACCCTTCTTTCCTGGCCTCATGTTCAGATGAAGAACTGCGTTGTGaagctgataattttgtaagcagattttcagatgatgtaacgccattgttcaaagctcagattttatcagtaaggaatgcttttcaatccaaattaaaggatttcaaagaagtaaaagaagtTGCAAATCTCCTACTCATTGAAAACAGTTCCCTAGCATCAACCTACCCGGATGTACTAACAGCATGCTTTATGTACCTCACAGTCCCTGTGACAGTAGCCAAAGCAGAGAgatcattctcaaaattaaaactcatcaaaaactaCCTGCGAAGCTCCATGTCCCAACAACGTCTCACTGATTTGGCTCttttgtctattgaaaatgacagagcccgaaaaatagattttgaccgaattattgatgtttttgctagtgtcaagtcaagaagaaagtctttttag